A window of Acidimicrobiia bacterium genomic DNA:
TCGAGGTAGTTCGTGAGCACGATGTCGACACCGGGTTGCGCCGACGAGCCGACGGTGATCCACCGGAACTGCTCGCGGGCGACGTCGTTGTGCACGTCGAGGCCGAGCGTGTCGCGGTAGAACGCGAGCGCGGCGTCGGGGTCGTGGATCTGGAGGAAGCAGCAGGCAAGGGTGACGGTCATGGCTGCAACGCTAGAGAACCGACCATCCGCTGTGCTTCTCGGATCCTGCTCGGTTGACTCGCGATTCGCCTCGGACGGGTGACGTGCTTGGCGACGCAACTCGGGATGCTCACGAGCGCCCGGTGGTCTCGGGCGCGATAGGCCGTCGGCGTCTCGCCGACGAGCTCTGTGAAACGGCTGCTGAACGAGCCGAGCGACGCACAACCGACTGCCATACACACGTCGGTCACCGAGATGTCGCCGCGCCGCAACAGCGCCTTCGCGCGCTCGATGCGCCGCGTCATCAAGTACGCGTAGGGCGTTTCTCCGTACGCGGCGCGGAACTGTCGCGAGAAGTGCGCCGGCGACATGAGCGCGACCCTTGCGACCGCGGCGACGTCGAGCGCGTTCGAGTACTCGCGGTCCATGAGATCGCGCGCACGACGCAGGTGCGCGAGGTTGGCGAGGTCTTCCGGCGTCAACGCTTCTTGCCCGCCTTCGTCGATTCGTTCAGCGCGATGGCCTCACGGATGAGATCGGTCAGCGCCTTCTC
This region includes:
- a CDS encoding helix-turn-helix transcriptional regulator, which translates into the protein MTPEDLANLAHLRRARDLMDREYSNALDVAAVARVALMSPAHFSRQFRAAYGETPYAYLMTRRIERAKALLRRGDISVTDVCMAVGCASLGSFSSRFTELVGETPTAYRARDHRALVSIPSCVAKHVTRPRRIASQPSRIREAQRMVGSLALQP